The Cyclopterus lumpus isolate fCycLum1 chromosome 18, fCycLum1.pri, whole genome shotgun sequence nucleotide sequence CAAACAATTTCCGGTGCATTTAAtggttctaaaaaaaaatgttttattgactcCAGTAAGAcgtgtattaaaaaaagacttaattTTTTCCCCAGACGTGATCAGCATCGAGAAGACCGGCGAGCACTTCCGTCTGATCTACGACGTGAAGGGACGTTTCACCGTCCACCGCATCACCGCTGAGGAGGCCAAGGTAGgaacacgttgttgttgttgtgtcagtAACTGCAGGTTCTTTCTGCATGTTATACCGGCTGAGATTTGGACGGTTGTAAACTGGTGTGATCGGCATGCGAGACAGGCTTTAAGGATTTTGGTTGCTGCCTCAAATGGGAAGATCAGCGGCGTCTCAAACTGGTTTAATCTCTAAAACCGCTGgttaaaatcctccactgtggcGAGAATGGCAGCAGCCGATTGGCCAGTCGGACATCAAGATGCGAGAGAGGCTGTTGGATGATTTTAAATGTGCCGCGAGTTCTCTGTAGAGTAGATTTGTGTTCAGTctttaaccctctgaaccccaaaagCATCGAGCTTGATGAGCATGCTTTGACTGactgagcagagaggagagatgtcCTTTTTAGAAGTAGGATTTAACTTTTAGGAGGCAGGAGGAGCGGTGATGACTATTTTGGTTTTGATCAGAAATGAGGTGAAACTACACCACCAAACCTCTAAGAAGTTCTGAGCTCCAACACTTGTTGTGCATTTAACTCTTGTTAAATGTTTCAGGCACTTAAGAGTGACTTTGACATTGGGTTGCTTCCACTTTGGTCGACTAAGTTTGAGGCTTTAGTTTTTTTGAGGGGACTGAGGTCTTCTGTTGAATTTGATGtcttcccttttaaaaaaacccTCTAATTCACCTTCATGATCCATTTCTTTGGTGTGAAAAGCTCTtttcaaatacaatatatatatatattatatatttgtgtgtgtatatatttttgtatatatgtgtgtgtgtgtgtatatgtatatatgtatatgtatatatgtatatatgtatatgtatatatgtatatgtatatatatatatgtatatgtatatatgtgtatatgtatatatatatatgtatatgtatatatgtgtatatatatatatatatatgtgtgtatatgtatatatatatatatatatatgtgtgtatgtatatatatatatgtgtgtatgtatatatatatatatgtgtatatgtatgtatatatatatgtgtatgtatatatatgtgtatatatatgtgtgtgtgtgtatatatatgtatgtatatatatatatatatatatatatatatatatatatatatatatatatataaatatatatatatataaaaatgtaaatgtatattcgGAGGGGTTAActggttcctcttcctcctgcagtacAAGCTGTGCAAGGTGAAGAAGCTCATCGTCGGCACCAAGGGGATCCCCCACCTGGTGACCCACGACGCCCGCACCATCCGCTACCCCGACCCCCTGATCAAGGTCAACGACACCGTCCGCATCGACCTGGACACCGGCAAGATCACCGAGTTCATCAAGTTCGACACCAGTAGGTTCCCCTCGACCGCTTTTTATAGGATTTAACTTTTTTGGTTTGCAGGAGGAGCGGTGATGACTCTTTGGTTTTGATCACCAATGAAACTATACGACCAATTCCTCGTTCTGAGCTCCAACTCCCAATTTAACTCATTATCAGAGGTTGTTTTCAGGCACTTTAAAGAGTGACTTTGACATTGAGTTGCTTCCACTTTGTTAAACTGAGTTTGAGGCTTTTCTCGCCCTCGTTCAGGAAATCTCCTTCTTAGAGACGTGAAGTTGGGAAAACATCTTTAGTTCTCATCTGTGCTGTCACTCATAGATTTGAGGGGAAGACTGCGTTCTCCGTTGTTAAATTTGATGTCTCTTAAAAACCCTGACGTGAtttacttttcctcctccaggtaACCTGTGCATGGTGACCGGCGGCGCTAACTTGGGGCGTATCGGTATCGTCACCAACCGGGAGCGTCACCCCGGCTCCTTCGACGTGGTGCACGTCAAGGACAGCACAGGCAACAACTTCGCCACCAGGCTCtccaacatcttcatcattgGCAAGGTGAGGAAGACTTTTAAGAGATCTAGAAATTATACTCTTCTCAGAATATCGAGACCGAACTCGGGCGGAGCAGTGATGATATTTTTGGTTTTGATCAGCAATGAAAAGAAACTACCATTCCTCTAAGAAGTTCTGAGCTCCTCGAGttaatttaaagtgtgtttgtacaAGTAGAGTGAAATAAGCTCATGAATAAATACTCCTTTAAAACAGTAAGACTGTCTATTTTAAAgtgcaaataaaaacagtaaaaggAGCACAATTTATATTTTAGTAATGACCGCCAAAGTAAAACACCAGGAAGTAGCTTAGCTGCCTGTTTTATATGGCGTGATGCACAGAATCTTCCTTTAAAGAAGGTTGGAAACACCTTTTTATTCTAATAAATAAACGCTTTTagcagtgttttaaaaaatatatatattaaaaatgtcacatttttccggttcagaaaatgtttttaaatgatcgAATTAATTAACCTTTATATCAAAATGTGTCAAACTGACTTTAGAAGACAATTTATGTAAATTTTTCCATCCAAGAGGCgtcttcaaattaattaattactttcCATTTAAGTAGAACTGGGCGATAATTACACAGTATTTCAATTGAATCACATGCATGATGATTATTGATCATAACGAGCGTGTGCCGACtcaaataaaatgagaaaatgaACTATGAACGTATTGATTGTTCCTGAGATGTGGATCTATATTGTGTGACTGGTTAATCTAAATGTGTTTGTCGTCCCAGGGCAACAAGCCGTGGGTGTCCCTGCCCCGAGGAAAGGGGATCCGTCTGACCATCGCCGAGGAGCGAGACAAGAGGCTGGCGGCCAAGCAGGGCAGCAGCTAAACACACGAGAGACGgacaataaaatgttatttacaaaacaaacgAGCCTCTTCTGGTGCTTTCTTTCCTCCACTCGGACCGGGAATTCATATTCATGAACCAGTTGCAGTGATGTTGCGCCTAAAATGTCccgttttatttaaaaaaaattcacttAAGATTTGATTTTATTCCAAgttggaaaatgtaatttaaaaaaaaacaaatgtttaaaggTTGATGTTGGGGCAGCTCAAAACTCACTTTATCTATGGGAGTTTTTTTGGGGAATAAATtgtgtttaaatttaaattgtacCACAATCTGAATGAAAACTtataatttcattaaaaacgTAAATTTTATAGGCATTTTGCCTTTCTGAAGGGTTTATTTGTTAACtataataaatttaaaaaaaataatttatgaTACAAGGATACATTTTCCATGAGGGGCACTTTATCTTtcataaatgaaatatatataaatatatatatattttttttttttttgcaaaagtaAAAATCTGAATTATTTCCCGGGaactatttatttgttaaaaTCCATTATTTGGTTTTGTGAGATCTCTTCTGGTGAATAAACCGTCAACTGATTTCGCCGTCTTCCACCTGCAGGCAGTCCATCCTCCCTCCTtaatccctccatcctctcctcttttccctcAATCTGCTGGTCCTCTTAAgccctctttcctttctctagtctcctCTTTAATCCCCGCCCCCTTTTTCCTCCCTTCTGTCTCTTGatcagttttttatttccttcctttccatctatccattcctacttttgcttttttttgtctcctttcctcaatagttttatttgtttacgtcCATCTCACCTTTCCTACCTCCTGCTCATCTCTCctcaccttcccttcctcctcttgtgaTTTTGCTCCCTTCCTTTTCTCCTACATTCCTCTTTTCTTGCTCCCATCCTTCCTTACCTACATTGTTTCCTACCATCTTGTTCTTTTCCCATCTCCCATGAACTTCTTCTTTCCTGAAATTGATTCCTACCACCCTGTGCCTCCTTCCTCCAATTATATTTCAATCTTTCCTTCTCGCTTTCTCCTTCATTGCATCCGCCCCGTCATGATTTTGTACTTCCTACCTCCCTCGTTTGACTCTTCCATCGTTCCCTTCCGTCCTTCCTCAAATTGATTCCTACagcttccttctcttcctcccctccatccttTCCTAAACGtacctccctcctccagtccaaTGTTTCCTTCTTACCAGTCCTCCTTCCCTTGCATCCTCTCCTCCTGACATTAATTCCTACCTCCTTCctgtcctcccctccccctccatcgCTCTGTTCAGACTTCAGTACCAGTCCATATGGTGACTGCTGGGAAACCGTCTGCTCTGCGCTGCAGAAACCTggcccgacacacacacacacacacgtgtgtccGGTTCTGGACCTCAgattcacctgtctgtgtgtgtgtgtgtgtgtgtgtgtacgctgcCCATCTCCCCCGTGACTTCAATTTCCAACCCCGCCTCTCAAAACACATGATTCATACCgtaacacacactctcctgctgtgtgtgtgtgtgtgtgtgtgtgtgtggctctctccctcccatGACCGCCTGCTCTCTGACACTCGGCTCAGGCGGTTAATCCGTTGTGTTTTTGGCAGAGCGTTGAGGACGGACAGTCTGGTGTATTCAGAAGTACACTTGAGTAAAGGTGCTAATACCACAGTGAAGGTACTCCAGTACAAGTCATGCGTGTTTTAGCAGCTTAAAGTAGTGATTCAGTATTATATTTGAGGTTTATGTATCTTTAAGAAAACCGTCTCCAGCTTTGAgctaaagtacaatatgtacctctgaaaTTATGGTTTTCTTTCACAGGCCTGGGACCAGTTTTTAAGTCTTTGAACATTATGAGACTCATCAGACGCACGCTCTGCATCTCCcttatgaggacacacacacacacacacacacacacacacacacacacacacacacacacacacacacacacacacacacaggctttgtACTGAAACTgagctgcagagaaaaaaacatgttgaattaTCTTAGAAGAATAAACCCgatgacattaaaacaacaacaagacgtGTTTATTTAACGTGTTCATCTGCCTTCACACACTAAAATCACT carries:
- the rps4x gene encoding 40S ribosomal protein S4, X isoform, whose translation is MARGPKKHLKRVAAPKHWMLDKLTGVFAPRPSTGPHKLRECLPLIIFLRNRLKYALTGDEVKKICMQRFIKIDGKVRTDITYPAGFMDVISIEKTGEHFRLIYDVKGRFTVHRITAEEAKYKLCKVKKLIVGTKGIPHLVTHDARTIRYPDPLIKVNDTVRIDLDTGKITEFIKFDTSNLCMVTGGANLGRIGIVTNRERHPGSFDVVHVKDSTGNNFATRLSNIFIIGKGNKPWVSLPRGKGIRLTIAEERDKRLAAKQGSS